Proteins co-encoded in one Colletes latitarsis isolate SP2378_abdomen chromosome 2, iyColLati1, whole genome shotgun sequence genomic window:
- the Ehbp1 gene encoding eps15 homology domain containing protein-binding protein 1 isoform X1 — protein MSSVWKRLQRVNKRAAKFQFTVSYHEVTLETTTKWKPNKLSVVWTRRSRRVTSEPLDWEPNLSDPLKGVISWAVPDNHTISVTLFKDPRTHELEDKDWTFVIEDVSSTGKRRHVAATNINMKKYATLESTQQQLKLDLKPTSKKIVKATLECTLSCVFLREGKATDEDMQSMASLMSVNNNSDIAPLDDFDNEDIPEDVEEVSVKNLDEILDISAQLDLMTSSLTESELPSTPISVASLSKDNITPVNDNDHFIRDISLTGIDDSFKEKSAFKDTVAAENDRNIEHSTLRLPLQPLELTKNTVSVPRLKEITPGQDLLEWCKDVTKDYSGVKVTNLTTSWRNGMAFCSIIHHFRPDLIDIDSLLPHDVKGNCKKAFDAGEALGIPRVIEPADMDILTVPDKLAVMTYLYQLRAHFTGHELEVHQIGKTTDESSYMIGRFNTDNNSDVSVQLFGQEIINLHKKEQMEHKNNKIDNRRSNPFDNKKEDVNIDSIKNRLHLSLNIENQDHDQCNKDKSPSSVKDVKDIILASSKSILEKVLSPTKEKYLSREKSKSPPRVPQVQRPILMTRRQLTDPFGSDEEEENIQIIDEKWSQSISINKLQTPVRDDSINVTEKGSRDSTECQSVSSPHGEQRSQHPLVSRHDELRERARQLLEQARNQTKSAGLVSAAASPIESQNDDERQQQLRERARRLIADVKMGVNVTSNQISDDNNSDRRSIDDQNNSPRRSMTPSTPGDRFSTKSEYNGNILGTPSVMDGDKKTGSPLYSFSKIIERISPDKTSPDGTSYTLRGLGKDMTAYIQNELEALEREQTQIDIQAGKLEKQLRTAMESDNEDETERLMSLWFTLVNKKNALLRRQMQLNILEKEDDLERRFELLKRELRSTLEVEDWRKTPEQKIRENLLLEELVSIVNKRDELVHHLDTQERAIEDDDEIERDLSRAGLAQRNKNCVLQ, from the exons atgagtTCCGTTTGGAAACGATTGCAGCGAGTGAACAAGAGAGCTGCAAAATTTCAATTCACCGTGTCGTACCATGAAGTCACTTTAGAAACAACAACGAAATG GAAACCAAACAAGCTAAGCGTTGTATGGACGAGACGTAGTAGAAGGGTTACTTCTGAACCCCTAGATTGGGAACCAAATTTGAGTGACCCACTGAAAGGTGTCATTAGTTGGGCTGTTCCTGACAATCACACCATTTCAGTAACTCTGTTCAAAGACCCACGAACACACGAATTAGAAGATAAAGATTGGACATTTGTAATCGAAGAT GTTTCTTCTACGGGCAAAAGACGGCACGTGGCTGCCacaaatataaatatgaaaaaatACGCAACCTTAGAATCCACACAACAACAGCTTAAATTAGATTTGAAACCTACTtcgaaaaaaattgttaaagcCACGCTAGAATGTACTTTGTCATGTGTTTTCTTGAGAGAGGGCAAAGCAAC GGACGAGGATATGCAGAGTATGGCTAGTTTAATGTCGGTTAACAATAATAGCGATATTGCTCCATTAGATGATTTTGATAATGAAGATATACCCGAGGATGTCGAGGAAGTGTCTGTGAAAAATCTTGATGAAATTTTAGATATTTCCGCGCAACTCGACTTAATGACGAGTAGTCTAACTGAAAGTGAATTACCTAGCACTCCAATAAGTG TGGCAAGCTTATCAAAGGACAATATTACGCCCGTAAATGATAACGACCACTTTATACGTGATATTAGTCTGACCGGCATTGACGATTCCTTTAAAGAAAAATCTGCTTTCAAGGACACTGTCGCTGCTGAAAATGA TAGAAACATTGAACACAGTACGCTAAGATTACCATTGCAACCGTTAGAGCTGACAAAAAATACTGTCAGTGTTCCTAGATTAAAAGAAATTACACCAGGCCAGGATTTATTGGAATGGTGTAAAGACGTAACTAAAGATTATTCCGGTGTAAAAGTTACTAATCTTACAACATCATGGAGAAATGGAATGGCATTTTGTTCGATCATACATCATTTTAGACCAGATCTTAT AGACATAGATTCATTATTACCACATGATGTAAAAGGTAACTGTAAAAAAGCATTTGATGCTGGAGAAGCTCTTGGTATACCCAGAGTAATAGAACCAGCAGATATGGATATATTGACTGTACCTGACAAATTAGCTGTAATGACATATTTATATCAGCTGAGAGCACATTTCACTGGCCATGAATTAGAG GTACATCAGATAGGTAAAACGACAGATGAATCTTCTTACATGATTGGTAGATTTAATACAGACAATAATTCGGATGTGAGTGTACAATTGTTTGGtcaggaaataattaatttgCACAAAAAAGAACAAATGgaacataaaaataataaaatagacaACAGACG ATCGAATCCGTTTGATAACAAAAAGGAGGATGTTAATATTGATTCTATAAAAAATAGATTACATTTAAGTTTGAATATAGAAAATCAGGATCATGATCAATGCAATAAAGATAAATCGCCATCCAGTGTTAAAGATGTCAAGGATATTATATTAGCAAGTTCAAAGAGTATTCTAGAAAAAGTGTTATCGCCGactaaagaaaaatatttatctagagaaAAG AGCAAGTCTCCACCAAGAGTACCGCAAGTACAACGTCCTATATTAATGACTCGTCGGCAATTAACAGATCCTTTCGGGTCTGACGAGGAAGaggaaaatattcaaataatcgACGAGAAATGGTCTCAGTCgatctcaattaacaaattacaaACGCCAGTTCGTGAC GATTCGATAAATGTTACTGAGAAGGGAAGTCGTGATAGTACTGAATGTCAGAGTGTATCATCACCACACGGAGAGCAACGTTCCCAACAT CCATTAGTCAGTCGGCATGACGAGTTAAGAGAACGTGCAAGACAACTGTTAGAACAGGCCAGGAACCAGACAAAGTCAGCTGGCCTTGTTTCTGCCGCCGCTAGTCCTATCGAG AGTCAGAACGACGATGAAAGGCAACAGCAACTACGTGAAAGAGCAAGACGTTTAATAGCAGACGTAAAAATGGGCGTTAATGTTACTTCAAATCAAATAAGCGATGACAATAATAGCGACAGACGGTCGATAGATGACCAAAATAATAGTCCGAGACGTAGCATGACACCGTCTACACCCGGTGACAGATTTAGTACAAAG tccGAATATAATGGAAATATTTTGGGAACTCCAAGTGTAATGGATGGTGATAAAAAGACCGGTTCTCCTCTCTACTCATTTTCTAAGATAATAGAGAGAATTTCACCAGATAAAACTAGTCCTGATGGTACCTCCTACACACTTAGAGGA TTGGGAAAGGACATGACAGCATACATTCAAAACGAATTAGAGGCATTAGAACGAGAACAAACTCAAATAGATATTCAAGCTGGTAAACTTGAAAAACAACTTCGAACCGCTATGGAAAGTGACAATGAAGATGAAACTGAAAGACTGATGTCTCTATGGTTTACCCTCGTAAATAAGAAGAATGCACTCCTAAGAAGGCAAATGCAATTGAATATATT GGAAAAAGAAGACGATTTGGAACGTCGATTTGAACTTTTAAAACGCGAATTACGAAGTACGCTCGAAGTAGAAGATTGGAGAAAAACGCCCGAACAAAAAATACGAGAAAATTTACTTTTAGAAGAACTAGTTTCTATTGTAAACAAAAGAGATGAATTAGTTCACCATCTTGATACGCAAGAAAGAGC TATTGAAGACGATGACGAAATAGAACGTGATTTATCTAGAGCTGGATTAGCTcaacgaaataaaaattgtgtgttacaatga
- the Ehbp1 gene encoding eps15 homology domain containing protein-binding protein 1 isoform X4 — MSSVWKRLQRVNKRAAKFQFTVSYHEVTLETTTKWKPNKLSVVWTRRSRRVTSEPLDWEPNLSDPLKGVISWAVPDNHTISVTLFKDPRTHELEDKDWTFVIEDVSSTGKRRHVAATNINMKKYATLESTQQQLKLDLKPTSKKIVKATLECTLSCVFLREGKATDEDMQSMASLMSVNNNSDIAPLDDFDNEDIPEDVEEVSVKNLDEILDISAQLDLMTSSLTESELPSTPISVASLSKDNITPVNDNDHFIRDISLTGIDDSFKEKSAFKDTVAAENDRNIEHSTLRLPLQPLELTKNTVSVPRLKEITPGQDLLEWCKDVTKDYSGVKVTNLTTSWRNGMAFCSIIHHFRPDLIDIDSLLPHDVKGNCKKAFDAGEALGIPRVIEPADMDILTVPDKLAVMTYLYQLRAHFTGHELEVHQIGKTTDESSYMIGRFNTDNNSDVSVQLFGQEIINLHKKEQMEHKNNKIDNRRSNPFDNKKEDVNIDSIKNRLHLSLNIENQDHDQCNKDKSPSSVKDVKDIILASSKSILEKVLSPTKEKYLSREKDSINVTEKGSRDSTECQSVSSPHGEQRSQHPLVSRHDELRERARQLLEQARNQTKSAGLVSAAASPIESQNDDERQQQLRERARRLIADVKMGVNVTSNQISDDNNSDRRSIDDQNNSPRRSMTPSTPGDRFSTKSEYNGNILGTPSVMDGDKKTGSPLYSFSKIIERISPDKTSPDGTSYTLRGLGKDMTAYIQNELEALEREQTQIDIQAGKLEKQLRTAMESDNEDETERLMSLWFTLVNKKNALLRRQMQLNILEKEDDLERRFELLKRELRSTLEVEDWRKTPEQKIRENLLLEELVSIVNKRDELVHHLDTQERAIEDDDEIERDLSRAGLAQRNKNCVLQ; from the exons atgagtTCCGTTTGGAAACGATTGCAGCGAGTGAACAAGAGAGCTGCAAAATTTCAATTCACCGTGTCGTACCATGAAGTCACTTTAGAAACAACAACGAAATG GAAACCAAACAAGCTAAGCGTTGTATGGACGAGACGTAGTAGAAGGGTTACTTCTGAACCCCTAGATTGGGAACCAAATTTGAGTGACCCACTGAAAGGTGTCATTAGTTGGGCTGTTCCTGACAATCACACCATTTCAGTAACTCTGTTCAAAGACCCACGAACACACGAATTAGAAGATAAAGATTGGACATTTGTAATCGAAGAT GTTTCTTCTACGGGCAAAAGACGGCACGTGGCTGCCacaaatataaatatgaaaaaatACGCAACCTTAGAATCCACACAACAACAGCTTAAATTAGATTTGAAACCTACTtcgaaaaaaattgttaaagcCACGCTAGAATGTACTTTGTCATGTGTTTTCTTGAGAGAGGGCAAAGCAAC GGACGAGGATATGCAGAGTATGGCTAGTTTAATGTCGGTTAACAATAATAGCGATATTGCTCCATTAGATGATTTTGATAATGAAGATATACCCGAGGATGTCGAGGAAGTGTCTGTGAAAAATCTTGATGAAATTTTAGATATTTCCGCGCAACTCGACTTAATGACGAGTAGTCTAACTGAAAGTGAATTACCTAGCACTCCAATAAGTG TGGCAAGCTTATCAAAGGACAATATTACGCCCGTAAATGATAACGACCACTTTATACGTGATATTAGTCTGACCGGCATTGACGATTCCTTTAAAGAAAAATCTGCTTTCAAGGACACTGTCGCTGCTGAAAATGA TAGAAACATTGAACACAGTACGCTAAGATTACCATTGCAACCGTTAGAGCTGACAAAAAATACTGTCAGTGTTCCTAGATTAAAAGAAATTACACCAGGCCAGGATTTATTGGAATGGTGTAAAGACGTAACTAAAGATTATTCCGGTGTAAAAGTTACTAATCTTACAACATCATGGAGAAATGGAATGGCATTTTGTTCGATCATACATCATTTTAGACCAGATCTTAT AGACATAGATTCATTATTACCACATGATGTAAAAGGTAACTGTAAAAAAGCATTTGATGCTGGAGAAGCTCTTGGTATACCCAGAGTAATAGAACCAGCAGATATGGATATATTGACTGTACCTGACAAATTAGCTGTAATGACATATTTATATCAGCTGAGAGCACATTTCACTGGCCATGAATTAGAG GTACATCAGATAGGTAAAACGACAGATGAATCTTCTTACATGATTGGTAGATTTAATACAGACAATAATTCGGATGTGAGTGTACAATTGTTTGGtcaggaaataattaatttgCACAAAAAAGAACAAATGgaacataaaaataataaaatagacaACAGACG ATCGAATCCGTTTGATAACAAAAAGGAGGATGTTAATATTGATTCTATAAAAAATAGATTACATTTAAGTTTGAATATAGAAAATCAGGATCATGATCAATGCAATAAAGATAAATCGCCATCCAGTGTTAAAGATGTCAAGGATATTATATTAGCAAGTTCAAAGAGTATTCTAGAAAAAGTGTTATCGCCGactaaagaaaaatatttatctagagaaAAG GATTCGATAAATGTTACTGAGAAGGGAAGTCGTGATAGTACTGAATGTCAGAGTGTATCATCACCACACGGAGAGCAACGTTCCCAACAT CCATTAGTCAGTCGGCATGACGAGTTAAGAGAACGTGCAAGACAACTGTTAGAACAGGCCAGGAACCAGACAAAGTCAGCTGGCCTTGTTTCTGCCGCCGCTAGTCCTATCGAG AGTCAGAACGACGATGAAAGGCAACAGCAACTACGTGAAAGAGCAAGACGTTTAATAGCAGACGTAAAAATGGGCGTTAATGTTACTTCAAATCAAATAAGCGATGACAATAATAGCGACAGACGGTCGATAGATGACCAAAATAATAGTCCGAGACGTAGCATGACACCGTCTACACCCGGTGACAGATTTAGTACAAAG tccGAATATAATGGAAATATTTTGGGAACTCCAAGTGTAATGGATGGTGATAAAAAGACCGGTTCTCCTCTCTACTCATTTTCTAAGATAATAGAGAGAATTTCACCAGATAAAACTAGTCCTGATGGTACCTCCTACACACTTAGAGGA TTGGGAAAGGACATGACAGCATACATTCAAAACGAATTAGAGGCATTAGAACGAGAACAAACTCAAATAGATATTCAAGCTGGTAAACTTGAAAAACAACTTCGAACCGCTATGGAAAGTGACAATGAAGATGAAACTGAAAGACTGATGTCTCTATGGTTTACCCTCGTAAATAAGAAGAATGCACTCCTAAGAAGGCAAATGCAATTGAATATATT GGAAAAAGAAGACGATTTGGAACGTCGATTTGAACTTTTAAAACGCGAATTACGAAGTACGCTCGAAGTAGAAGATTGGAGAAAAACGCCCGAACAAAAAATACGAGAAAATTTACTTTTAGAAGAACTAGTTTCTATTGTAAACAAAAGAGATGAATTAGTTCACCATCTTGATACGCAAGAAAGAGC TATTGAAGACGATGACGAAATAGAACGTGATTTATCTAGAGCTGGATTAGCTcaacgaaataaaaattgtgtgttacaatga
- the Ehbp1 gene encoding eps15 homology domain containing protein-binding protein 1 isoform X3, whose product MSSVWKRLQRVNKRAAKFQFTVSYHEVTLETTTKWKPNKLSVVWTRRSRRVTSEPLDWEPNLSDPLKGVISWAVPDNHTISVTLFKDPRTHELEDKDWTFVIEDVSSTGKRRHVAATNINMKKYATLESTQQQLKLDLKPTSKKIVKATLECTLSCVFLREGKATDEDMQSMASLMSVNNNSDIAPLDDFDNEDIPEDVEEVSVKNLDEILDISAQLDLMTSSLTESELPSTPISVASLSKDNITPVNDNDHFIRDISLTGIDDSFKEKSAFKDTVAAENDRNIEHSTLRLPLQPLELTKNTVSVPRLKEITPGQDLLEWCKDVTKDYSGVKVTNLTTSWRNGMAFCSIIHHFRPDLIDIDSLLPHDVKGNCKKAFDAGEALGIPRVIEPADMDILTVPDKLAVMTYLYQLRAHFTGHELEVHQIGKTTDESSYMIGRFNTDNNSDVSVQLFGQEIINLHKKEQMEHKNNKIDNRRSNPFDNKKEDVNIDSIKNRLHLSLNIENQDHDQCNKDKSPSSVKDVKDIILASSKSILEKVLSPTKEKYLSREKSKSPPRVPQVQRPILMTRRQLTDPFGSDEEEENIQIIDEKWSQSISINKLQTPVRDDSINVTEKGSRDSTECQSVSSPHGEQRSQHSQNDDERQQQLRERARRLIADVKMGVNVTSNQISDDNNSDRRSIDDQNNSPRRSMTPSTPGDRFSTKSEYNGNILGTPSVMDGDKKTGSPLYSFSKIIERISPDKTSPDGTSYTLRGLGKDMTAYIQNELEALEREQTQIDIQAGKLEKQLRTAMESDNEDETERLMSLWFTLVNKKNALLRRQMQLNILEKEDDLERRFELLKRELRSTLEVEDWRKTPEQKIRENLLLEELVSIVNKRDELVHHLDTQERAIEDDDEIERDLSRAGLAQRNKNCVLQ is encoded by the exons atgagtTCCGTTTGGAAACGATTGCAGCGAGTGAACAAGAGAGCTGCAAAATTTCAATTCACCGTGTCGTACCATGAAGTCACTTTAGAAACAACAACGAAATG GAAACCAAACAAGCTAAGCGTTGTATGGACGAGACGTAGTAGAAGGGTTACTTCTGAACCCCTAGATTGGGAACCAAATTTGAGTGACCCACTGAAAGGTGTCATTAGTTGGGCTGTTCCTGACAATCACACCATTTCAGTAACTCTGTTCAAAGACCCACGAACACACGAATTAGAAGATAAAGATTGGACATTTGTAATCGAAGAT GTTTCTTCTACGGGCAAAAGACGGCACGTGGCTGCCacaaatataaatatgaaaaaatACGCAACCTTAGAATCCACACAACAACAGCTTAAATTAGATTTGAAACCTACTtcgaaaaaaattgttaaagcCACGCTAGAATGTACTTTGTCATGTGTTTTCTTGAGAGAGGGCAAAGCAAC GGACGAGGATATGCAGAGTATGGCTAGTTTAATGTCGGTTAACAATAATAGCGATATTGCTCCATTAGATGATTTTGATAATGAAGATATACCCGAGGATGTCGAGGAAGTGTCTGTGAAAAATCTTGATGAAATTTTAGATATTTCCGCGCAACTCGACTTAATGACGAGTAGTCTAACTGAAAGTGAATTACCTAGCACTCCAATAAGTG TGGCAAGCTTATCAAAGGACAATATTACGCCCGTAAATGATAACGACCACTTTATACGTGATATTAGTCTGACCGGCATTGACGATTCCTTTAAAGAAAAATCTGCTTTCAAGGACACTGTCGCTGCTGAAAATGA TAGAAACATTGAACACAGTACGCTAAGATTACCATTGCAACCGTTAGAGCTGACAAAAAATACTGTCAGTGTTCCTAGATTAAAAGAAATTACACCAGGCCAGGATTTATTGGAATGGTGTAAAGACGTAACTAAAGATTATTCCGGTGTAAAAGTTACTAATCTTACAACATCATGGAGAAATGGAATGGCATTTTGTTCGATCATACATCATTTTAGACCAGATCTTAT AGACATAGATTCATTATTACCACATGATGTAAAAGGTAACTGTAAAAAAGCATTTGATGCTGGAGAAGCTCTTGGTATACCCAGAGTAATAGAACCAGCAGATATGGATATATTGACTGTACCTGACAAATTAGCTGTAATGACATATTTATATCAGCTGAGAGCACATTTCACTGGCCATGAATTAGAG GTACATCAGATAGGTAAAACGACAGATGAATCTTCTTACATGATTGGTAGATTTAATACAGACAATAATTCGGATGTGAGTGTACAATTGTTTGGtcaggaaataattaatttgCACAAAAAAGAACAAATGgaacataaaaataataaaatagacaACAGACG ATCGAATCCGTTTGATAACAAAAAGGAGGATGTTAATATTGATTCTATAAAAAATAGATTACATTTAAGTTTGAATATAGAAAATCAGGATCATGATCAATGCAATAAAGATAAATCGCCATCCAGTGTTAAAGATGTCAAGGATATTATATTAGCAAGTTCAAAGAGTATTCTAGAAAAAGTGTTATCGCCGactaaagaaaaatatttatctagagaaAAG AGCAAGTCTCCACCAAGAGTACCGCAAGTACAACGTCCTATATTAATGACTCGTCGGCAATTAACAGATCCTTTCGGGTCTGACGAGGAAGaggaaaatattcaaataatcgACGAGAAATGGTCTCAGTCgatctcaattaacaaattacaaACGCCAGTTCGTGAC GATTCGATAAATGTTACTGAGAAGGGAAGTCGTGATAGTACTGAATGTCAGAGTGTATCATCACCACACGGAGAGCAACGTTCCCAACAT AGTCAGAACGACGATGAAAGGCAACAGCAACTACGTGAAAGAGCAAGACGTTTAATAGCAGACGTAAAAATGGGCGTTAATGTTACTTCAAATCAAATAAGCGATGACAATAATAGCGACAGACGGTCGATAGATGACCAAAATAATAGTCCGAGACGTAGCATGACACCGTCTACACCCGGTGACAGATTTAGTACAAAG tccGAATATAATGGAAATATTTTGGGAACTCCAAGTGTAATGGATGGTGATAAAAAGACCGGTTCTCCTCTCTACTCATTTTCTAAGATAATAGAGAGAATTTCACCAGATAAAACTAGTCCTGATGGTACCTCCTACACACTTAGAGGA TTGGGAAAGGACATGACAGCATACATTCAAAACGAATTAGAGGCATTAGAACGAGAACAAACTCAAATAGATATTCAAGCTGGTAAACTTGAAAAACAACTTCGAACCGCTATGGAAAGTGACAATGAAGATGAAACTGAAAGACTGATGTCTCTATGGTTTACCCTCGTAAATAAGAAGAATGCACTCCTAAGAAGGCAAATGCAATTGAATATATT GGAAAAAGAAGACGATTTGGAACGTCGATTTGAACTTTTAAAACGCGAATTACGAAGTACGCTCGAAGTAGAAGATTGGAGAAAAACGCCCGAACAAAAAATACGAGAAAATTTACTTTTAGAAGAACTAGTTTCTATTGTAAACAAAAGAGATGAATTAGTTCACCATCTTGATACGCAAGAAAGAGC TATTGAAGACGATGACGAAATAGAACGTGATTTATCTAGAGCTGGATTAGCTcaacgaaataaaaattgtgtgttacaatga